The following is a genomic window from Lagenorhynchus albirostris chromosome 2, mLagAlb1.1, whole genome shotgun sequence.
gcaaagtgattcagttatacgtatccatgtatctattctttttcaaatctcttcccatttaggttattacagaatattgagcagagttccctgggctatacagtaggtccctgttgtttacctattttaaatacagcagtgtatacgtgtcaatcccaaactcccaatctatccctccctcccatccttcccccctggtaaccgtaagttcattctcttagtctctgagtctgtttctgttttgtaaattagttcatttgtgtctttttttctttttttgcagattCTGCATAAAAGAAAtgtcgtatgatatttgtctttctctgtctgacttacttcacttagtacaataaTCACCTGAGTTCTTGAGGCAGGAGACTCCGGACCTTGCCTTCTATCCACATAGTTTGCTGGGGGGTCTTTGTGGCCTGAGCAACCAGGACCCTCTGTGTCACCGAATGCCGCAGCCAGGCCTGCTGCCACTTGCGAGTCATTTGGACACTATGTGGgggtgatattaaaaatatttaatgagacTATCAAGGTGCTGCCCATACCGTGCACGCCGGCAGAATATGAGCCCTGGTTCAGCTGCAGGGCACCCAGGAGGGCACTGGTCATTGTCACCACTGCACAGAGGTTtccagccccttcctctccccctcttcACTGACCTTGATACTAAGCCCTAGGACTTCCTCTGGTACCTCCGGCATCTACTTCATTAAAACTGACTCCTGCTGGCTCTGAACAGAGCCCTCTCCCCCTGTTTAAGGTCAGCATATGAGGGAATGATTTTCCAGTTGCCCGGTCACCATTTTCACCCTAAGGTAGGCTACAATCATGCAGATAAAGAACTTATAACCTATGTGGGCAAAAAATCACCCAGGACAACCTACAGCAGGAGAGGACGGAGTGATGACTTGATAAAGGCATTGAGGCCTGTTAACGCAGCTCAAGCAAGAATACCAACATGTCACAGTATATTGACACAGATGTGGAGAGTGGTCCAGCCCACTGACCATGAGGCAACTTCTGGTCTCCAGGGGAcatactaaacacacacacacacacacacacacatgtacgtACGTACGTTTCTGAATCTCAGAGTCCCAGGAGCCAGCATTCGGAGGCCAGTTCCCTCCTGTCCCACTATTCGTCTGCCTCCCTCACTGAGCTTTCAGCAAAACTTCTGCTTCCCAGCCAAGACACACAAGAAGGAAATTCCACTCTAAAGTTAGGCGGTGCAGAGATGCCACAAACCACAGAGAAATGCGAAGGAGTAAACAGCACCAGCTGGATCTTGAACTTAatcttgcctttttaaatttaGGAGAGTTTACGCGGGCAGCCACAGGACAGGGTGATACAGTGAATGTGTCCCATGCCTTCAAAACCTACCCATGTCTAGGAAGCTATTTGGGGATGCTCAAGTAATTGGGGTTTCTAGAATTGTTTTGACCACCTTAGAGCACAGAATATGGTTTGTCTAGGGGCTTCTGAGAAGAGGCTGGGCGGCGGAAGATTGAGCTCAATTTTTAACTTATCAATCTCAGCCTATTTTTCTAGCTATCGCTGGGCTCCAGCGcccactgcccccccccaccGACCCCCACCAGATGTTTCTTGATCtctttccaggcagagagaatgggCTGTCTGATGTCAGGACACCCCACGTCCAGATCTGGTAGAACATTACCACAAGGGCAAAGGGAGGGCCGTTTGGAGCATGGGATTCTATGTAAGCGACCGAGACCTGGTCGTCTGCTCTTAAAGAAAGACATAGGGATGAAGAGATCAAGTGCCTCGGGCACTTCCCATACACCACTTTCTGAAGCCATTCAATCCTGAGAGGCGTCCTTATCCCTCTTACTGATGAGGGAACAAAGGCTTAGGGGAATTAAGCACTGTGCTCAAGGTCAAAGCAGCTCAAAGCCCCCTTGCTGTTCGAGTTCAGGCCCATCCCCTTCTAGGTCTGCTCCTGCAAGGCCCTAATACATGTTATGAGCTCACAGCTGAGGTCAGCACAGTGAGCGGTTACCGGTGGAGCTTCTATCGACTTCGGTTCAGTCACGGCTCTGAGGCCACAGTGACGGGTTTGCTCCTGCCACTGTCAATTAGCTGCCCGGTGCCGGGCCTTCTTAGCCTGCCTTGTCTCCAAAACAGATGCTGCTGGGCATAAGGTAGGAATGGATCATCCCCTACAGATGGAGTAAAAAACCCTCAAAAGGTGAAACCCTTAGGATGCAGGAGTACCATTCTGCCATGTTTTGTgaaaatcatctttaaaaaaaaaaatcaagtaatatACTGCCCAACCCATACTGAGCTGGCTTTGTGAACTCATCAAACATCCTCAGGCCCTGTGCCTTTACTCACACTTTCTTCCCCTTACGGAATCTTTCCAACTATCTCCTGGGAACCACCATCCACAGCTCCAATGACTTCCTCCGCTGCTCTCAACAGAATTCATATGCACCTGTTGTGGCACTTTCCTCACTGCTTCCAGTGACCCCTGTGCGCTCTGTCCCCCCAGCAGATGGAGACTTCTGTGGGAGCAGTCTGAGCTTTAATCCTACTCCTCCAAGGCAGAGCATCTAACCCCACGGCTGCCTGCGGATGCCCTCTGGTGGCTCTTCAGGGTAATGACAACACAAAGGTGCCCCGAAGAGTACGGGTTAGGCTCTTTATTGGGTGGTTATTGCTGTACGACAGGGGTCAGATGAGACACAAGCAGCGTCAGCCCCAGGAATGTGGCTCTCCTCTCCCAGTGGGTGTGTTTCTTCAGAAAATCCCACGAGGCTGGGACAAGTGAGCCCAAGGTTAGAAGTGGAACTGGAAAGCCTCGGTCGCGTGCTGCTTCCAGGGCTCCAGGCTGGGCAGCAGGGAGGAGATGCCCATGACGTGCCAGGTCTCCCCATCCGACACCATCGAGGTCTGGTAGGACAGCAGCTGCACCTCCGACTCTGCCAGGAGGCCTGGAAGTAGAAGAAACCCCTGGTTGGCAcagggctggggggaaggagaaGCAAGAGGCTGGGAGCAGGCTCACAAGACTTGGGTTCCCAAGATCAATGTTGCAACGGGGGTGATGGTCTCAGAATCAAAGCGCTGAGACAGGGAACAAAGGGCTCTGCCCAGGTCCCTCGCTATTCTGCAGGCTTTAGGAACACCCTGGCCATCAGGcaaggcaggggagggaagatCAACCACAAAGAGCCAGAGCTGGACCTGCTGGCTGCCAGTTTTACCCAGACCATCAGCAAAGGGGAAAAGCAGGGGAAAGTTCCCCTGGGCAGCTGGCAACGATAGTGAAATTAGGCCCTTGGAGGCCTGTGGACACACACTCTCTGCCATACTTGGAAGTGCTCCGAACTCCCAGGAGCCCGAGCGCCAGGGGACAGGAGCAGATCCAAGATGCCCACGACATCTGGAGGGGATGCCCTGACATGCTTTGTTGGATCAGGCTGGCCACCACCGGGCCTGCGGTCAGAAGGAAACCCGCAACTTAATTCTGAGCTCCTGGGATACAGCTCTACAGGCAGTTCTCAACTGTGTCCTTGCTGTGGTGAGCACCTGCCTATCAACAGGAGCTCTGGGGCCCTACCCCTGACGCACCGCTCGACGACCTTAGATAAGGCACTTAACCTCAGAACTCCATACCGGCTCCCCAAATGTCCTGGAACCTGCTGCAGATCCAGTGATGCCGGCAGGCATGGAGAGGGGCCGAAGGAGGCAAAAGTCCACGGAGCCCAGTCCCAGGACAGAGCCCTCAACACACACCCACGGCTGCCTCAAGGGCACCGGCCGGCCCGACAGGTCCCTCCTCACCAATCATGGTCGGCAGCATCACAGGGTTGGAGGGGTGAGTCCTGAGCATGAGCAGCGGCAGGCCCCGGTGGAGAGGCACCTCTGGTCTGAAGACAGCTCCGTTGAGCGCCTGCAGCACAGGCGTGGTGCCCTGGACCCAGCCCACGGCCTGGTAGGGGGCACCTGCCAGGGCCACGGTCAGGAGGCATTTCCCGCAGCCCTGCTCCCCTGGTGCGGCAGGGCTGTGGGAAGTGGTTACCTGCAGAGAGAAGGCAAAAAGGCACAGTGACGCCCACCCCCTCCCTAGGCCTAATCGCCAATTTATAGGGCTTCAGCCCTGCGGCCACGCCACGCTCAGCAATTCAGGGCTGGCGGGGGAGAGGGCAGATGGGGAAGCCACGAGGGGCGGCAGAGGCTAAGAGGATGTGCGGCGAGCTCCCGGAGTCTGCAGACTAACCAGGAACCCGGGTGCCGTGGTAAAGGGGCACTGGTTGGAGAATCAGGGGCCGAGCACGCCGGGCTATCTCCCAGCTCCCAGCCGGGCTCCTCGATTTCCTCAGCTGTGAAGTGGGGCTACTGCTGCCCCTCCCACTCACAGAGCACTTATACACAAAGCACTTTCACGAGTATTAGTTCACTCGTAGCGATGCTCGGGGCCGGTGGTATCTGCAAGTGAAGAGATCACAGCTACTTCTCACAGGCAGACACTGTCACCTGCAGGACTGGCGCCCAGGGCTCCCGCTCGGGGAGCAGAGCTGCAAGGTGCTCTGAACGCTGGCGAGAAAAGCAGTGCTGACCCGGGAtggaggggatggaggggaggggaggggaggggaggggtgcgCACATCGAGGCCGGACTCTTTCACCAGCAGCTTGGCATTCACCAGGTTCACCTCCACCTGCCGGGAAGCATCCTTCAGGAGGCCAACGATGACGGCGGGGGTCAGGCAGTTCCCAGAGTTCTTCAGGGACAATCCTGGGGAcccagagaagccaccgtaagGCCACTGCGTGTAGAACAACAAGGGGGCGGGCAGCACATCACTGGCCCCGAGCTCTGGGTCACGGCTCCTCACTGACCTGGGGGCCCAACTCCAGCCTGCCAGGCGGTTCTGCTTTCCTCTGCAGGCAGAGAGGTGGCCGGGGCGGGGGACACATGGGGGGTCCAGGCCAGGACACCGGGGATGCTCTACACCAGTTTAAGAAGCTCTTCTCCAGAACCCGGCCTAACTCTGCTGCCCCGCACACCTGCCCCTGGCCTGTCCGCCCTGGCCTGCCTGTCCTTCCCCAAAGGGACACTTGAAGAATATCCTACCCTCATCCCTACCCGGCACTCAGGCCCTTGCCAGCCTCGGGAAATGGAAGCAGGAAGGGGCGACTAAAGCAGCTGGGCCCACTCCCCTGTCTTGTCTCCTTGAGGTCTCGGCACCCCGGCCAGCGAggcccctggctctgcccctgcctGGTACCGGCAATGCTCAGGTTCTACCTGCCTCCGCTCCAGTCTCTCCCCAAGGGAGGGGATGCCCAATGGTCAACGGGGAGGACAAGCCCCTGCAGGGGTCAGGGGACCGGGGCCCTCCCTGGTCTCTCAACCACGCCTGCACAGAGCTGGACCCACTGCACAGGCGGCCAGAGCCTGCGGAGGGGCAGACAGCGGGGACTGCTCCCGTCCCCACTCCCCGGCGGAGCAAACGCCCCTGCGGGCATCAGCCTGCCCGAGGGCCCACCTGAGGATGTCAGAGCACAAAACGTCCTCGCCGCCTGCCTCGTCTGACACCCCCGCCCCGGCTTTCACTTCACAGGTGAAGAACTCAcagctcagagaaggaaaagtcccACAGCAGGTAAGCAACAGGGTCAAACCCAGAATAAAATGTTCCGTTGCTTCACCCGGACTCCCTCCACCAATCCTACTGCCTCGCACGTGAAATTCCAAATCTCACGGAGGTCCCTCTTGCACCCCAAACATGCATGTCTTAAAAAGACTGCATCAACGTGATTTACGAAAATTAAGTATATCTCCCAATAACTTTTTGTACTCATCCTCGTCAGTAGCAAGCAAGCCATACTCAGACCAAACATGAAGCGCGGAGTCACGAGAGTGGGGTCACCTCTGCGTCCCTCACTGGTCTGTACCTGCAGCAGACACGCCCGGTGGGGTGCCGAGCCCacgcccctcttccctctccctctgcagAGTTCCCGGCTTACCCTGTGTTACCACCTGAATGGTCCCTTTGGGGGACCCAGCCCAGGCTTGCATCAGTGCCCCAAGAGCTTCTGCCAGACCAATCCAAGGCTTGGTGTGTGGAGAGAAGGCACTGGTGAGGGCCTGGGCGTTTACCTGCAGAGACAGGGGAGCAGGGCAGAGGtcaggaagggaggggacagggcacaCCTGCCCAACTCGGCCCCCAAGCAAGGTCTTACTGCTGAGACTCAGCTCCATGTGGAGAGCAGGTGGCATGGGGCCACCCTTGCTTTGGGTGCCTGGGGGGTGATAACCTCCACTAGCCCCCGACGAGGTGACAACAACGTGTTCCCACAGCTGAGGAGAGGTATAGAGCCAGAAGAGGGCACAAAAGGCTAAGACCACTTCCAactgccagaagggagtgggaagaTGGGGAAAAGGACATCTCCCTCTTCTCTGAACATGTGCAAGCGCCCCCAACCCACTCCACCGGAGACTTGTTTCTCCTGTGCTGGGGAAGGAAGATGGGTCTTTGACATAAAACGtatggggagggcttccctggtggcgcagtggttaaggatccacctgccaacgcaggggacacaggttcgtgccccggtctgggaagatcccacatgccgcggagcggctgggcccgtgagccatggctgctgagcctgcgcgtctggaacctgtgctcagcaacgggagaggccacaacagtgagaggcccgcgtaccgcaaaaaaaaaaaaaaatcacaatttgtaaggCTGGatttatataccttttttttttttttggtcatgccgcgcagcttgtggaatctcagctccccaaccagggattgaacccaggccatggcagtgagagcgcagaatCCTAaacactagaccaccagggaactccctggattCACACACTTCTGATGATCCTAGCACTCTTTAAAAGTTGACTCCTGTGAAGTCCACCACAGGCCTGCTAGGCAGTTGAAGAAGGCAGAAGCCACGCAATCTTCTGACGTTGTAAGTCTACGGTCTGGCTGGCTGGACCCCCAGCAGGGGCTTGATAACGGAAACCAGCTTGTTCTGTGTCAAAATGTCTATTCCATCTTGTGGCTCTGAGTTAAGTATCTGGCCACTCATGCTGAGGCAACTTGTAAAGAGAACCATCTAAGAAGGATTCAATTAGAAACCcgggttgggggcttccctggtggcgcggtggttgagagtccgcctgacgatgcaggggacacgggttcgtgccccggtccgggaagatcccacatgccgcgaagcggctgggcccgtgagccgtggccgctgagcctgcgcgtctggagcctgtgctccgcaacaggagaggccatggcagtgagaggcccacgtaccgcaaaaaaaaaaaaaaaaaaaaaaaaaaaaaaagaaacccaggtTGGATGCAAATCAGGCAGCTCTAAGatgtaatgaaaagaaaacacgGACGCTTCTATTCCTGTTTTCATAAAGACACAACTGGCAGAGAATTAAAGAAGAGAGACTTGTGATGACAGAAACAACCAAGGAGGCGGGACCCCCAGCAGACCCTTCTGTGTAAGGGGCATCCTGGTGTGATCGCACCCTGCGGCCGGGTCCCCTTTGATCCTCTCCGAAGGGCACAGAAAGGGCAGTGAGTCCCAGAGCTGCAGGGGGAGAACTGAAGGGCCAGGCCACAGCGGGGGTGTGAAAGCCTGCAGCAGGCAGCAGGAAAGTGCTCAACTGAGAAGCCCCAAAGGCAGGCGCCACGCTTGGTCAGGTGGCTGCACAGGCCGGGGCGGTGCTTCCCCCAGGTCTGCTGAGTAAAAGGAGCGTCTGTCTTCTCTAGAAGATGAGTGGGAGCCTCCAGGAAGAGCCAATGCACTGGGGCACCAACCTGACCCTAATGCTAGTCTGTGCCTCACGTTAGAGCAGAACTGGAGAGGACCCGGCAAAGAATGAGGGACAGAGGAGTTTCCCATGTGACAAATATGTCTTTCTTACAAATGCCTACTCTACCCCGCCAGCCGTTGTAGCTGGAGAGTTCAATCTGCCTAAGTTTAACAATTTGACTAGGAGACGTGACCCCTTAAGTAAGAAGGGGACATTTTGTGGCCCATTTGACGGAGCTGGTGTTGAGTCCCCGTCCTGAAAAGGCCTGGAATGCCACCACTCCCTGAATAACTCATAAGGGCTGCACCGCTGAGGGCTGTACCCTGCCTTGTGAgtggacagaaaaaagaaaagcccagccCAGACTGGGTGGCAATGGTCACGGTGGCCCAAACCTTGCCTGGGTCCCCTCCAGCCTCACGGGGGGAGGAATGAACTGCTCAGAAGCCCACGGCGTGCAAAGGGAGTGAGAAAGCGTGCCCTGTCTTGAGAAGCCCACAGACACAGCGCAGAGAGAGGGTGCAGACGTGGATGGGTATGTGTCTTTGTTGACCACCGAGCTGTGGCCACTGTCAGGCTGTCCCAGCCTGCCCGTCGCACCTGCGAAGGCTGCCCCCGAGGAGCCCTCCTACGGGACAGCAGTAGGCTCCTTTACTTTCTCAGGGTGTAGAGGCCACAGTGGCCTGGGCTCTTAAACCAGGGCTGGCAGGGTTGAACAAAGCATCCTGTGTCTCTCCTGCCATAGTTCTGTCCTCAGAAGCGAAAATGCCTGTGTTGAGGGTCAGCCAGGAGGGTCAGGGACTACCCCCCAGCCGCGCCCCAACTCTCATTCATTATTGGTTAAATGCTCCAGGCAGAGCCACATGAACTGCAGAGAAGCTTACATCCTTTTGGTTTtggtggtgttttcttttttgttgtttgtcctCTGAGAACTTAGAATTTAATTAAGAACTAAGATATAAACTCATGAAACGTCAATAATAGGAGAGAATGTGGCTCACTGCAAAAGGGTTGGGATGGAGCTAGAAAGGCCAAGCAAGTCTTCGTGAAGCGGCAGGTGGCGCGCAAGCCCCTTGATGGACAGCTATGCCTTCCTTCTTCACCTCCATATCCCCAAAGGGCTCTGACAGTATCTGGTACCCACTGGAGCTTAGGGACCATCTGAAGACTGAGTGAATGAGACAAGAAGAACACATACCGGGAAGGGCCCACTGTGAACACAGTCAAGAAACCaggatttgggggaaagaaaggggGCCAGCTGGCTTGGAGGGTTCCTATGGGGAAGATGGGTGCAGGCTTCTGGGTAGGGCATCCCTGCTCAGGGTCCTAAGAGAGATGGGATGAAAGGCGAGCGCTCGGGGTCACGAGGTGAGAACGCCCTCTCAGGGCTTTCTCCACAGGCCGTCCCCCACCTGCCCCTACCTCGGGCATTCCGCCATCACGCCAGCCACACTCCTTCACTCCCAAGGCCTGTGGAGAACAAAGGAGCCTTTCTCCAGAGGCAGGGCACTGGGAAAAAACACAATCTCAGCAGTGAGCCTACAATATAAACAAGCTGAGCTGGCTCCTTGCTGCCGGGCCTCAGCTCTCAAGGCTAAGCAGGGGCAGCTCCTGCTACCCCACCCAGCGCGCTGGCTCAAGTACAGTCCCTTATCTTCGGCTCCCAGGGCTGAATCTGGTCCCAGCGACAACACGCCCTTCTGCAACTCCTCCCTCTGACCTCCGGGCCCAGCCCCACATGGCGTACTTACTACTCCCGCCAGAGATTTCCCCTTCACCATGTCCACGAACTGGACGGCAATTTCCTCCCCACAGCGGCTCTGGGCCTCCTTGGTACTGGCGCCCAGGTGGGGGCAGCTGATGACGTTCTCGTGGTCCACCAAGGCCCGGTTCCGGGGTGGCTCCTGCCCAGAAGGAGACACCTCTGGGTGGGCTGCTTCAGACGGCCCCAGGGAGTTGGAGGGGAAGAGGGCAGGGGTGATGCTGCCTCCTACTTCCGTTTTGTCTGGGTGGTCACTGGACTCAATAATAACCGTCTTCCTCATGAATGTTCCATCACAGCAGAGTAGACAGAGCTGTAGACCGGATTCTaatctcagctccaccacttactaccTATGTGCTTTTGGGCAAAATctccatctctctgagcctcagtttccctatctataaaatgggttacCACTACCTGTCTCCTAACACTATTATCGAGATTAGGCAGTAATAAAGGAGGTTCTCGACCAGTGGTAGCTGGTATAGCTGATATTGGTTTTTCCCCTCTAGCCCCTGCCCCGAGTCCAGTCCACCCCTCAGCTCTTACTGTCAGCTCTTAGCACAGAGGCAGGCTCTTTGAGGGCATTCCACACGGGTGTTGCATCCTGGCTCTCACCAGGACAGGCGGCCCACCTGgccacccctaccccaccctcCAGTGCCCCTGCCACCCCTTCTGCTCACCGGGCACAATATAGGGGCCTTGGACCTGTTACTTAGGCCTCCTCTCTTCTGCATTCTCCCCAGGACTCTATCGGCTCCCACGGGATTTGGCCACATAGGTCTGTGAGTGCCGGCCGCAGAGTAGGAAGTGTCATGGGGAGGCCAAAGAGAGCGGGGGGAGGTGCCGTGTTAGGGAGACGGCGATATAAACAAGGGCCAGGCACAcccttgccttcaaggagctgACGATGTAGCTGAGAGAGATGGCCAGGACCACAAACCCAACGCATGCTGtgccctgggcagggaacagacactGAGTGCTACGGGGGCTCAGAGGGCCAGGGTCTTGCCAAGGCCACAAAGCTGGTAACCAGCAAACCCCCGCTGCCTAATCCAAAGCCCGTGCTTTTTCCCCGATCTCTGACGCTGAGGTGGGATTTTTAAGAGAGGTGGACAGGATTCGAGTGGAAATGCTATCGGGTGTGAGGGCAGGATGGGGGCAGTGGGTGAGCAGATGCTATATCTCTGCTCCTGCACAGAGACCTAAGGACAGCAGCCTCTGGGACCAGGGGAACACGTCTAACCAGTATCCTTGGCTTCCTTCCCTCTgcgggaagagaggaaaggaaaggaaagccaACATACACTGGGTGGAATGTCTTCTTGGCAgtgggattcatttcaccagagaTCTGTATCAATACCTTAAACCCCTCTCTGCCTGCCCCAAATCCTCCGCCTCAGAACTGATCTGCTGCTCTGTCTTCCTCTGAACTTATCAACAGGGTAGCCGTCCAGGAGCCCAAGCCCAGGAATGCATCCTATATAAACGCTGAGTTTTGCAGAAGACAGCACGGCTGCCTCTGTACCAGGCTCTGCACTGGGCTCCTCAAACCACAGACGTGTTACTTTTGGCGACACAATTTCTCCCGCTAGAGACAGGAAGCTCAAGGTCTTTGCACAGCTGGGCTTGCAGCCCAAGTCCCTCTGCTCTGGTCTCCCCTCTCCACCAGCACTGAGCAGGGACTCACCTCTGTGAAAACGTCCAGCGCGGCTCCAGCACACTGACCCGACTGCAGGGCCCGGAGCAGGGCGCCTTCGTCCACAATCCCTCCGCGAGCGCAGTTCACCACACGCACCCCCTTCTTGCACTGGGCAAAGGTGCTGTCGTTCAGCAGGCCTGGAACGGAGGGAGGAGCTTTCCTGCGGCACTGGTGTGGGGATCCCCGTGCTCTCCCCACTGCACTGGCAACCGCACCGGCTCCAAaggccctctctccctcccaccagctCTTCCCCACACACCTCCTTTCTGGGGGACCACGGTCTTTCTGGTCTCACTGCTCCCTTCTCAGATGCTCTGGGGCAGGAGTCCTTGTCATGGATTTGGACCAGACTCAGTTTAGAAACATCCCAAATATCCCCGAGACATTAGTGCTGCCGGCAGTGGTCCCAGGAAGTACTCGTGGGGTCGCTGGTCCTACATGTTGACCCAGTCCACCCAGACCCTGTGCATTTCTACCTAACTCACCCCTCCTCGGTCTGATGCAAGGCCATGTAACAAAACATCACCGTGCTCCATGCTCACAGGATCTGAATGGGCCAGCGCCACAGCTGGTCCCCAGCATAGGCGGAAAGGCCAGACTGAGGGCCCACCCTTATCTGGTCTGTGGCTTCTGTGACCAACCCACAAGGTAGGGGCACACCTACCTGTGGTGGAAGGCAGGAGAGGTGTGTGCACAGTGATAAAGTCACAGAGAGGCCAGATCTCCTCCAAGGGCACCTGCTGCACACCAAAGGAGGCCGAGACCTCTGGAGAAATGATGGGGTCATACCCTATGGTCTGGGGAAGTCAGAGAGGGAGAGTAAGTGTCACTGTTCATTATTAGCACTGGTATTATTAGTCACAGCAGCCATTTATGGAGCACTGACCCTATGCCCCGCACCACAGTTAAGCCTTCCCCAACACCTGTCTACCTCTCATGACAATACAACTGGGTTGGCACTATTCTTCTTCCTTCATTAGAGCTGAAGGAAGTGGAGCTTACACACTGGAGGGGGCGGCGCCAGAGTTCAAAGGCAGGTTCGCCCACCTCCCAGCGCTGAACCACGAACGGGTGCGGGAACAACCGGTGCGCGGTTGGACCAGTGGAGCTCAGACGCCCTTGGAAAGTGGGGAGCCCACGTGAGGCGGGGCGATCCTGCGGGAAGCGGTGACGCGGTCGGAGGGCATGAGGGAAATGGGGGAGAAGCTGGCTGCAGCCGGAGGCCCCACA
Proteins encoded in this region:
- the PHGDH gene encoding D-3-phosphoglycerate dehydrogenase isoform X1 → MAFANLRKVLISDSLDPCCRKILQDGGLQVVEKQNLSQEELIAELQDCEGLIVRSATKVTSDVINATKKLQVVGRAGTGVDNVDLEAATRKGILVMNTPSGNSLSAAELTCGMIMCLARQIPQATASMKDGKWERKKFMGTELNGKILGILGLGRIGREVATRMQSFGMKTIGYDPIISPEVSASFGVQQVPLEEIWPLCDFITVHTPLLPSTTGLLNDSTFAQCKKGVRVVNCARGGIVDEGALLRALQSGQCAGAALDVFTEEPPRNRALVDHENVISCPHLGASTKEAQSRCGEEIAVQFVDMVKGKSLAGVVNAQALTSAFSPHTKPWIGLAEALGALMQAWAGSPKGTIQVVTQGLSLKNSGNCLTPAVIVGLLKDASRQVEVNLVNAKLLVKESGLDVTTSHSPAAPGEQGCGKCLLTVALAGAPYQAVGWVQGTTPVLQALNGAVFRPEVPLHRGLPLLMLRTHPSNPVMLPTMIGLLAESEVQLLSYQTSMVSDGETWHVMGISSLLPSLEPWKQHATEAFQFHF
- the PHGDH gene encoding D-3-phosphoglycerate dehydrogenase isoform X3 → MAFANLRKVLISDSLDPCCRKILQDGGLQVVEKQNLSQEELIAELQDCEGLIVRSATKVTSDVINATKKLQVVGRAGTGVDNVDLEAATRKGILVMNTPSGNSLSAAELTCGMIMCLARQIPQATASMKDGKWERKKFMGTELNGKILGILGLGRIGREVATRMQSFGMKTIGYDPIISPEVSASFGVQQVPLEEIWPLCDFITVHTPLLPSTTGLLNDSTFAQCKKGVRVVNCARGGIVDEGALLRALQSGQCAGAALDVFTEEPPRNRALVDHENVISCPHLGASTKEAQSRCGEEIAVQFVDMVKGKSLAGVVTTSHSPAAPGEQGCGKCLLTVALAGAPYQAVGWVQGTTPVLQALNGAVFRPEVPLHRGLPLLMLRTHPSNPVMLPTMIGLLAESEVQLLSYQTSMVSDGETWHVMGISSLLPSLEPWKQHATEAFQFHF
- the PHGDH gene encoding D-3-phosphoglycerate dehydrogenase isoform X2, yielding MAFANLRKVLISDSLDPCCRKILQDGGLQVVEKQNLSQEELIAELQDCEGLIVRSATKVTSDVINATKKLQVVGRAGTGVDNVDLEAATRKGILVMNTPSGNSLSAAELTCGMIMCLARQIPQATASMKDGKWERKKFMGTELNGKILGILGLGRIGREVATRMQSFGMKTIGYDPIISPEVSASFGVQQVPLEEIWPLCDFITVHTPLLPSTTGLLNDSTFAQCKKGVRVVNCARGGIVDEGALLRALQSGQCAGAALDVFTEEPPRNRALVDHENVISCPHLGASTKEAQSRCGEEIAVQFVDMVKGKSLAGVVNAQALTSAFSPHTKPWIGLAEALGALMQAWAGSPKGTIQVVTQGNHFPQPCRTRGAGLREMPPDRGPGRCPLPGRGLGPGHHACAAGAQRSCLQTRGASPPGPAAAHAQDSPLQPCDAADHDWPPGRVGGAAAVLPDLDGVGWGDLARHGHLLPAAQPGALEAARDRGFPVPLLTLGSLVPASWDFLKKHTHWERRATFLGLTLLVSHLTPVVQQ